One segment of Prionailurus bengalensis isolate Pbe53 chromosome D4, Fcat_Pben_1.1_paternal_pri, whole genome shotgun sequence DNA contains the following:
- the EGFL7 gene encoding epidermal growth factor-like protein 7 isoform X3: MCDSRELLLGWLLVLAVGGTEHVFRPGRKVCAVGAPRGPESESFVQRAYQPYLTTCDGHRACSTYRTIYRTAYRRSPGPASTRPRYACCPGWKRTSGLPRACGAAVCQPPCQNGGSCVRPGHCHCPPGWQGDTCQTDVDECSTGRGPCPQHCINTAGSYSCRCQEGHSPSADGALCLPERGTPRLAPNPTTGTDGTVEEEVRRLRSRVDVLEQLQSREGTFCLPHRSCSWCWPRCIAWPRGPWSTGSPTPAASWLTPSSSWTASTL, from the exons ATGTGTGACTCCAGGGAGCTGCTTCTGGGGTGGCTCCTGGTGCTGGCAGTGGGTGGCACTGAGCACGTCTTCCGGCCTGG CCGCAAGGTGTGTGCCGTCGGGGCTCCCAGGGGCCCCGAGTCTGAGTCTTTTGTGCAGCGGGCGTACCAGCCCTACCTCACCACCTGTGACGGGCACCGAGCCTGCAGCACCTACCG GACCATCTATAGGACTGCCTACCGCCGCAGCCCCGGGCCGGCCTCCACCAGGCCTCGCTACGCTTGCTGCCCCGGCTGGAAGAGGACCAGTGGACTCCCGAGGGCCTGTGGAGCAG CAGTATGCCAGCCCCCGTGCCAGAACGGAGGGAGCTGTGTCCGGCCCGGTCACTGTCACTGCCCTCCAGGATGGCAGGGTGACACCTGCCAGACAG ACGTGGACGAATGCAGTACCGGACggggcccctgcccccagcactgcATCAACACCGCGGGCAGTTACTCGTGCCGGTGTCAGGAGGGGCACAGCCCGTCCGCAGATGGTGCCCTCTGCCTGCCCGAGAGAGGGACCCCCCGGCTAGCCCCGAACCCCACGACAG GAACAGACGGCACAGTCGAGGAGGAGGTGCGGAGGCTTCGGTCAAGGGTGGACGTGCTGGAACAG ctgcagagcagagagggaaCCTTCTGCCTGCCCCACAGAAGCTGCAGCTGGTGCTGGCCCCGCTGCATAGCCTGGCCTCGAGGGCCCTGGAGCACGGGCTCCCCGACCCCGGCAGCCTCCTGGCTCACTCCTTCCAGCAGCTGGACCGCATCGACTCTCTGA
- the EGFL7 gene encoding epidermal growth factor-like protein 7 isoform X1, whose product MCDSRELLLGWLLVLAVGGTEHVFRPGRKVCAVGAPRGPESESFVQRAYQPYLTTCDGHRACSTYRTIYRTAYRRSPGPASTRPRYACCPGWKRTSGLPRACGAAVCQPPCQNGGSCVRPGHCHCPPGWQGDTCQTDVDECSTGRGPCPQHCINTAGSYSCRCQEGHSPSADGALCLPERGTPRLAPNPTTGTDGTVEEEVRRLRSRVDVLEQKLQLVLAPLHSLASRALEHGLPDPGSLLAHSFQQLDRIDSLSEQISFLEEQLGSCSCKKEL is encoded by the exons ATGTGTGACTCCAGGGAGCTGCTTCTGGGGTGGCTCCTGGTGCTGGCAGTGGGTGGCACTGAGCACGTCTTCCGGCCTGG CCGCAAGGTGTGTGCCGTCGGGGCTCCCAGGGGCCCCGAGTCTGAGTCTTTTGTGCAGCGGGCGTACCAGCCCTACCTCACCACCTGTGACGGGCACCGAGCCTGCAGCACCTACCG GACCATCTATAGGACTGCCTACCGCCGCAGCCCCGGGCCGGCCTCCACCAGGCCTCGCTACGCTTGCTGCCCCGGCTGGAAGAGGACCAGTGGACTCCCGAGGGCCTGTGGAGCAG CAGTATGCCAGCCCCCGTGCCAGAACGGAGGGAGCTGTGTCCGGCCCGGTCACTGTCACTGCCCTCCAGGATGGCAGGGTGACACCTGCCAGACAG ACGTGGACGAATGCAGTACCGGACggggcccctgcccccagcactgcATCAACACCGCGGGCAGTTACTCGTGCCGGTGTCAGGAGGGGCACAGCCCGTCCGCAGATGGTGCCCTCTGCCTGCCCGAGAGAGGGACCCCCCGGCTAGCCCCGAACCCCACGACAG GAACAGACGGCACAGTCGAGGAGGAGGTGCGGAGGCTTCGGTCAAGGGTGGACGTGCTGGAACAG AAGCTGCAGCTGGTGCTGGCCCCGCTGCATAGCCTGGCCTCGAGGGCCCTGGAGCACGGGCTCCCCGACCCCGGCAGCCTCCTGGCTCACTCCTTCCAGCAGCTGGACCGCATCGACTCTCTGAGTGAGCAGATCTCCTTCCTGGAGGAGCAGCTGGGGTCCT GTTCCTGCAAGAAGGAGCTGTGA
- the EGFL7 gene encoding epidermal growth factor-like protein 7 isoform X2, whose protein sequence is MCDSRELLLGWLLVLAVGGTEHVFRPGRKVCAVGAPRGPESESFVQRAYQPYLTTCDGHRACSTYRTIYRTAYRRSPGPASTRPRYACCPGWKRTSGLPRACGAVCQPPCQNGGSCVRPGHCHCPPGWQGDTCQTDVDECSTGRGPCPQHCINTAGSYSCRCQEGHSPSADGALCLPERGTPRLAPNPTTGTDGTVEEEVRRLRSRVDVLEQKLQLVLAPLHSLASRALEHGLPDPGSLLAHSFQQLDRIDSLSEQISFLEEQLGSCSCKKEL, encoded by the exons ATGTGTGACTCCAGGGAGCTGCTTCTGGGGTGGCTCCTGGTGCTGGCAGTGGGTGGCACTGAGCACGTCTTCCGGCCTGG CCGCAAGGTGTGTGCCGTCGGGGCTCCCAGGGGCCCCGAGTCTGAGTCTTTTGTGCAGCGGGCGTACCAGCCCTACCTCACCACCTGTGACGGGCACCGAGCCTGCAGCACCTACCG GACCATCTATAGGACTGCCTACCGCCGCAGCCCCGGGCCGGCCTCCACCAGGCCTCGCTACGCTTGCTGCCCCGGCTGGAAGAGGACCAGTGGACTCCCGAGGGCCTGTGGAGCAG TATGCCAGCCCCCGTGCCAGAACGGAGGGAGCTGTGTCCGGCCCGGTCACTGTCACTGCCCTCCAGGATGGCAGGGTGACACCTGCCAGACAG ACGTGGACGAATGCAGTACCGGACggggcccctgcccccagcactgcATCAACACCGCGGGCAGTTACTCGTGCCGGTGTCAGGAGGGGCACAGCCCGTCCGCAGATGGTGCCCTCTGCCTGCCCGAGAGAGGGACCCCCCGGCTAGCCCCGAACCCCACGACAG GAACAGACGGCACAGTCGAGGAGGAGGTGCGGAGGCTTCGGTCAAGGGTGGACGTGCTGGAACAG AAGCTGCAGCTGGTGCTGGCCCCGCTGCATAGCCTGGCCTCGAGGGCCCTGGAGCACGGGCTCCCCGACCCCGGCAGCCTCCTGGCTCACTCCTTCCAGCAGCTGGACCGCATCGACTCTCTGAGTGAGCAGATCTCCTTCCTGGAGGAGCAGCTGGGGTCCT GTTCCTGCAAGAAGGAGCTGTGA